In the genome of Planococcus donghaensis, the window AACCTTTAACAGCTGAATACATTGTTTCCATAGATGCGCCTATCTCTCCCCAAATAGAAGAAACAAAAACGACATAAGACTTGTCGTGACGATGAAAAAATGAAGAAAGAGTCCGAATTACGGAAATCGGATTTTTTACATGTACACGCCATAAATCTTCCATCTCTTGTTCTGTTGTATCAATTAACATCTTCATTAGCGATTGCCCACTAGCAACAACAATGCCCGATGCATCATACACATTGGTTGCAAGCTGTTGTACTCCACTTTCGTGGGCAAAGTCTGCTTGAATGGGGATAAACTCCTGTGAAGGATAATTTTTCACAAGCTCTTGTGCTAGCGCTGCTGTCGAGTTGGTGTTCCAATGCAAATACAATGACCAACCACTGTCTGCTAATTGCCGTGCAATGCTTTCACCAATTTCACCAGATGCTCCGAGCAGGACAACAAACCGTTTCACTGCTCGTCCTTTTTCGAGGGCATAATGGTAAATACAGATTGCTGAGATTCGTGACTGACCAATGAAAATGCATTTTGCAAATCAACAACCTCTAACTCCTCTAATACTGGAACCACGTCAAACAAGTTCATTTCATTAAATGCATAATTGGTGAATTGGTTTGCAATGTATTCTGGAGAGTTTAACGCTCTAAGGAAGAAGCCAATTTTTTTACGGCGAACACGATCAAGATCTTCCTGTCCAAATGGCCATTTTTCAATTGCATTTTGAAGCGTATGTTTGATTTCTTTTATTAAAATCTCAGGCTTGTGCGTATCAGATCCGACTAAAGCGTAACCAAATCCTTGTTCTAACGAGTAGTCGAACGAATACGACTCATCAATCCAATCGTTTTCGTAGGCATGATGGTAAAAATCAGAAGTCCGTCCAAACAACAATTCATAAGCAAGTTGAGCCGCTAGCTCATGCTTAAGCATGTCAGGACCAATTAAATCGAGTTTTTCAGGTTTAATCCCGTAAAACACTTTTGGTTTTTGAACGCTCATTTCTAATACACGTTCTTTTATCGCTACTTCTTTTGGCTCTTCTGGATAAATACGTGTAATTTCTGTAGGCTCTTCAAACGATCTTTGTGCTTGGTCTTCTTTTACTAACGCCATCATTTGATCAGGATCTACATTTCCTACGATAAATAACACCATATTTGAAGGATGGTAAAACGTGTTGTAACACGTATACAGATGGTCAGCCGTAATATCTTGAATCGATTCTACTGTACCTGCAATATCGATTTTTACGGGATGATTTTTGTACATATTTTCAATGATTCCAAAATACAAACGCCAATCTGGTTGATCGTCATACATCGTAATCTCCTGTGCGATAATGCCTTTTTCTTTTTCCACAGTCTTTTCTGTAAAATAAGGTGTTTGCACAAAATTCAGTAAGGTTTTAACGTTTTTATCTATTTCTCCTGTAGCTGAAAACAAATAAGCTGTCCGGGTAAACGAGGTAAAAGCATTGGCTGAAGCACCTTGTTTACTAAACTCTTGAAAGACGTCTCCTTCTTCTTTTTCAAACATTTTGTGTTCTAAAAAGTGAGCGATGCCATCTGGAACTTTGATTGGCTCTTTCCCACCTTGTGGAACAAAATGGTTATCAATAGAACCGTACTTTGTCGTGAACGTTGCAAACGTTTTTGAAAAGCCCTTTTTCGGTAAAATATAAACGGTTAAGCCATTATCTAGCTTTTCATGAAATAGTGTTTCTTCTAATTGTTCAAATTCTACTTTATGCATTTGTTTCATCCTCCTTGCCGGATAGGAAGTAAGTCATTTCTAACGACAATTCCTTAGCAACTAACGCGATATCTTCTTTCGTCACATTCTTCCATTTATTAATCATATACTCAGGTTCGAAACGCTCGGTCAACTCCATGTATTGATCATAAATGTCGATTTGTCCACGCGCCGAGTCTAGAGCTTCTTTCAACTGATTGATCAACAATGCTTTTGTTTGATCGAGTTCAATATCTGATATATTCCCTTTTTTCACTTCTTCTAATTGTTCTAAAACTAAAGTCACCGCTTTTTCTTCTAACTTAGAATCAATACCTGCGAGAACGAACATCAACCCAAACTGCGAAGCAAAAGAACTTGAGACGTAATAAGCCATGCTTTCTTTTTCACGAATATTTACAAATAATTTGGAATGAGCATAGCCACCAAAAACGCCGTTCATCAGCTGCATGATTGGAAATTTCTCATCGCGGAATGTAATCGGCGTAAAAAATGCCATATGTAATTTCCCTTGTTTCATGTCTTCGAATTCAAGAACACGTGATTGCTCTGGTTTTACCAATTCCATTGGGGGCACTGCAATCGCTTTTTCCCGATCTTTAAAATGGAAAAATTCACGAATATACGAAGCGATCATTTCAGGTTTCACATCGCCTACCGCATAAATTTCAATTTCATTTTGAGAAATCATTTCGTTGTATTCAGCTACCAATTGCTCGTTTGTAACGCTTTCCACAACTTCAATTGTGCCATTTGATGTAATAGAAGCTGGATGGTTCGGTAAAGCCAGCTCCATCATGCGTTGCTGCGCATAACGTGTTTTTTCGTCAAATACAGATTCAATACGCTGCACAATAGAATGCTTTTCACGTGTAAATATAGATTGTTTAAACAACCCATTTTCAAAATTCGGTTTAAACAAGACGATATACATTAAGTTTAGTACTTTTTCTAACACACCTTTTTCAGAAAGGTATTGATCGTTGACTGTTTCAACATTTAGCGTAACCACGTGCTCATTTCCACGCTTTGATGAATCTATGTAAAGAGAAGTACCATATAAATCATCAAGCACCATACGAAGTGCTGTATGTGATGGATAAACCTCGTTACTATGTTGCAAGACATTCGCCAAAATCGAACGAGCCGACGCCTTTTCTTTCGTTAATTTATCTTTGAATTTAATTGAAAAATTTATCGTTTTAAATTGTGTGGTCTCATTGACATGCACATTTACGCCTTTAGCAATATTAATCGTTTCAAACATGTAGAATCCCCTCTCGTCGTTCATGTTCTAACTATACCGAACCTTTTCCGTTAATTGCAAATAAAGAAAAGCAAAGGTGCCCGTTTTAGTCCC includes:
- the yfmH gene encoding EF-P 5-aminopentanol modification-associated protein YfmH, which gives rise to MHKVEFEQLEETLFHEKLDNGLTVYILPKKGFSKTFATFTTKYGSIDNHFVPQGGKEPIKVPDGIAHFLEHKMFEKEEGDVFQEFSKQGASANAFTSFTRTAYLFSATGEIDKNVKTLLNFVQTPYFTEKTVEKEKGIIAQEITMYDDQPDWRLYFGIIENMYKNHPVKIDIAGTVESIQDITADHLYTCYNTFYHPSNMVLFIVGNVDPDQMMALVKEDQAQRSFEEPTEITRIYPEEPKEVAIKERVLEMSVQKPKVFYGIKPEKLDLIGPDMLKHELAAQLAYELLFGRTSDFYHHAYENDWIDESYSFDYSLEQGFGYALVGSDTHKPEILIKEIKHTLQNAIEKWPFGQEDLDRVRRKKIGFFLRALNSPEYIANQFTNYAFNEMNLFDVVPVLEELEVVDLQNAFSLVSHESQQSVFTIMPSKKDEQ
- the yfmF gene encoding EF-P 5-aminopentanol modification-associated protein YfmF; its protein translation is MFETINIAKGVNVHVNETTQFKTINFSIKFKDKLTKEKASARSILANVLQHSNEVYPSHTALRMVLDDLYGTSLYIDSSKRGNEHVVTLNVETVNDQYLSEKGVLEKVLNLMYIVLFKPNFENGLFKQSIFTREKHSIVQRIESVFDEKTRYAQQRMMELALPNHPASITSNGTIEVVESVTNEQLVAEYNEMISQNEIEIYAVGDVKPEMIASYIREFFHFKDREKAIAVPPMELVKPEQSRVLEFEDMKQGKLHMAFFTPITFRDEKFPIMQLMNGVFGGYAHSKLFVNIREKESMAYYVSSSFASQFGLMFVLAGIDSKLEEKAVTLVLEQLEEVKKGNISDIELDQTKALLINQLKEALDSARGQIDIYDQYMELTERFEPEYMINKWKNVTKEDIALVAKELSLEMTYFLSGKEDETNA
- the ymfI gene encoding elongation factor P 5-aminopentanone reductase, with amino-acid sequence MKRFVVLLGASGEIGESIARQLADSGWSLYLHWNTNSTAALAQELVKNYPSQEFIPIQADFAHESGVQQLATNVYDASGIVVASGQSLMKMLIDTTEQEMEDLWRVHVKNPISVIRTLSSFFHRHDKSYVVFVSSIWGEIGASMETMYSAVKGSQLAFVKAYAKEMAPSGTRVNAVSPGFIQTKMNAGFSSEEIREIEEDIPLGLGTPQDIADAVDFLIGGKADYMTGQTLRINGGWLM